A window of Micromonospora eburnea genomic DNA:
CCGCATCGCGCCGCTGGTGCCGATGGAGCAGGCCACCTCGCCGGGGTGCACCGCGCCGAGGCCGAGGTTGGCCAGCGGTCCGTCGCCGGCGCCGACCACGATCGGGGTGTCGGCGGGCAGGCCGGTGGCTCGGGCCGCGTCGGCGGTCAGCCCGGGCAGGACGTGGGTGGTGGGCACGAGCCGCGGCAGGTGTTCCGCGGTGATCCCGGCGATGCCGAGCGCCTCGGCGTCCCAGGCCAGCCGGTGGATGTTCATGAGCCCGGTGGCGGAGGCGACCGAGTGGTCGGTGACCAGGGCGCCGGTGAGCCGCAACAGCACGTAGTCCCTGATGCCCGCCCAGTGGGTGACCCGTTCGTGCAGCCTCGGCTGCTGCTCGGCGAACCAGACGAGCTTCGGCAGGGGCGCCATGGGGTGTACGGGTGTGCCGGTGCGCCGGTGCAGGGCCAGCCCCGACGGTAGGGCGCGCAGCCGCTCGGCCTGTGCGCTGGCCCGGGAGTCGGCCCAGATGACCGAGGGGGTGAGCGGGCTGCCGTCGGCGTCGAGCCCGATCAGGCTGTGCAGGGCGCTGCTGAACGACAGCCCGGCGACCGGCACGGCCAGTTCGTCGACCACCGCGCGGACCGCGGCCACCACCGCGTCGAAGATCAGCCGAGGGTCCTGTTCGACGTATCCGGGGTGTGGTTCGTCGATGGGGTAGCCGATCGAGTGGGTGGCGAGCTGCCGTCCGTCGGTGTCGAACGCGATGGCCTTGCTGCTGGTGGTGCCGATGTCCACGCCCACCACGACGGCCGGTTCGCCCACCGGTGCACCTCCTCGGAGCCGTCGGACCACGCTACGTGCCCGACGACGACGCCGTTGGGAGGTTCGACCTAACGCGTCGGTCAATCACCCGATCGGTCAGATTAGCTACTTTCGCGTGTCTTGCCGGCCCCCTCCCGCAGTTGACAGAAATGACACCCAGTGGACTCTGCGAGGCAGAGGAGTCGGTATGGCGATGACTGATTCGACGGGTTCCACATGGCGGTACCGGTGGGCGCACCGGCAGAACGACCGGCGACAGCGGGCCTTCCGCACCGCCGACGAGGCGTGGCGGCGACGCGACGACGAACTGCGTCGGCTGCGTACCCTCGCCGGGTCCTTCCACGGCTCGGCCGAGGCCGCCGCGGGACTGCCGATGGAACTCGGCCCCGGCGAGGTGGTCTTCTGGACGCTACCGGCCGCGCAACTGGTCGAGGTGCGGCACACCGCCGTGCTGCCGGCCCCCGAGCTGACCGTCGAGGTCGACCCGCCGGTGCTGCGCCCGCGCCGCCCCGAGGGGGTACGGACCGTCGACGCCGGGCTGGCCGTGCTCACCAACCGGCGGCTCGTGCTGCTCGGCGGGCGGGGCCGGCGCGACTGGACGTACGGGCGGATGACCGGGCTGTCCCACGACCCGGGGGCGCCGGTGACGCTGATCCAGGTCCTGGACCGGCGGCGTACCTCCGGTCTGCTGCTGCCGACCGGCGCGGTCGCCGACTTCCGGTTCAAGCTGACCCTGGCCTTCGCCGACGCGATCGAACAGCGGGCGGCGGTCGTCGCCCAACTCGACGAGCTGATCGAGGAACACACCGCGGACCGGCCGGTCCGGCCGGCCGTCCTCACCCCGGCCCAGGCCCGGATCTCCGCGCGGGTACCGGGCGGGCGGCGCACCGTCGCGGTCGGTGCGGCCGTCGCGCTGATCGTGCCGGCGCTCCTCTTCGAGTCCGACCCCCCGGTACGGCCCGGCGTCGAGCGGGCCGCCGCCGCCACCCCGGCGGCCGCCACCACGCCCCCACCCTCGCCGCTCGCCCCCGCGGTGGGGGCCGCCGCGTCCACGTCGCCGAAACCGCGCCGCACCCGCACCACCCCCACGGTCGAGCCGTCGCGGACCGCGCGGCCGGTCGCCGACCGGCGCTGCGGCGCCCCGCCCAACCCCTTCGGGTACGACTACTGCGGTGGCCAGCGGATCCGCCGGCCGGCCCGGGGAGTCTGCGACTGGTTCGACTGCGTCCACGGGTTCTGGTCCGGCAAGGGCTGGCTGGTGCAGTGCCGGGATGGGACGGTCAGCCTCACCGGCGGGCAGCGCGACGCGTGCACGGGCCACCGGGGCTTCCGCCGTACCGTGTGGACCTGACCGTCAGGCGGTGAAGTCCGGGACGGTCAGCGAGCCGTCCTCGGCCAGTGGGAAACCCGGGTTCCAGGCGATCTCCCACAGGTGACCGTCCGGGTCGGTGAAGCAGCCCGCGTATCCGCCGTAGAAGGTCTCCCGGGCCGGGCGGGTGATCGTTGCC
This region includes:
- a CDS encoding gluconokinase gives rise to the protein MGEPAVVVGVDIGTTSSKAIAFDTDGRQLATHSIGYPIDEPHPGYVEQDPRLIFDAVVAAVRAVVDELAVPVAGLSFSSALHSLIGLDADGSPLTPSVIWADSRASAQAERLRALPSGLALHRRTGTPVHPMAPLPKLVWFAEQQPRLHERVTHWAGIRDYVLLRLTGALVTDHSVASATGLMNIHRLAWDAEALGIAGITAEHLPRLVPTTHVLPGLTADAARATGLPADTPIVVGAGDGPLANLGLGAVHPGEVACSIGTSGAMRVVVERPGVDPLGGVFCYALTENRWVVGGAINNGGIVLEWAGEALAPELGEHAEEQLLDLAAHAPVGSGGLIMLPYLLSERAPHWSAVPRGAYVGLSRGHRREHLVRAALEGVCQQLALVLASVRAAGNEVREIRASGGFARGRVWRQILADVLGMPVRFPAGHQGSSFGAALLGMQALGLIESIDVAADLVKIDETVRPDPASAATYAALLPLFSELYEALVPTYASLRRLAPSLPPEPPPTTAAR